CGCAGCCTCTATGCGTCGGAGAAGATTGACCGGGCGACCGTTCGCCATCTCACCATGGCGAGCAAGAGCCAGCAGCGCGACTGGCTGGCGCTGTTCGATGACCCGGAAACCCATGCACCGCACGGCCATCAGTTGAAGGCATGGCTGTTCGGAGGGCAGTCGATCCCGGCGCGCTTCGCCCTGTTCGACATGGAAGCGTTCACCGGCACGACCATCGCCGACCTGTTCGGCGACGACCGCTATTTCGCGGACGCCGACGCTTTCTGGAACGCGCAGAACGAGGCCATCGAAACGCGCCGCGCTGCCTATCTGGAGGCGGGATGGAGCGATGTCGTTATTGTCCCGTCTGCCGAGCATTTCAGCCAGTGGGAATATGAAAAGGCTCCGAAGCGCAAAGGCGGGCGCGTCTATGTCGATGTCCGCTCCTCGGGCGAAGTCACCTTCCATGAGGGCTATGTGACGCGCAAGGAAGCCCAGCGGATCGCCCGTGGCGAAGCACCGGAAACGGACGGAAAAACTGCTCGCCCGGAGATTACCTCGACCATGCAGACCTATGTCGATCTGCATCGCCATGCCGCCGTGCGGGCCGCGCTGCTGGACCATCCATCGGTCGGGCTGCGCATGATGGTCGCCCATGCCATTGGCGGATCGCATCTCTGGCGCATATCGCCCGAGCCGCAATCGACCCGCAATGACGCGGTGCGCGAAAGCCTCGAAACCTGCCGCGCCGAAACCCTGTTCGACGCGCGCCGCCGCGCCATTCTCGCTCTGCTGGACTTCCCGGCCGAGGAACCGACCGTGACGGGAGGCAATGGCGACGACTATGGCATCGCGGGGATTTTCCTGCGGTTGCTTGATCTGCCCGATGCCGCGATCATGGAAGTCATCACCATCGTCATGGGCGAGACGCTGGCCAGCGGCGGCGCGCCGGTGGCGGCGCTCGGGCTGGCCATCGGTGTCGACATGGCCGATTGGTGGCAGGCGGACGACGCATTTTTCGAGCTTGTCCGTGATCGGCAGGTGCTGACCCGGATGGCCGCCGAAGTCGCGGGCGAGACGGTCGCGACCGCGAATGCCGGGGACAAGGCGAAAACCCTAAGACGGATCGTCCGTGACCATCTGGATGGCGCGGAGGGCCGCAAAAAGGTCGAGCGCTGGGTGCCGCGCTGGAT
The sequence above is drawn from the Rhizorhabdus dicambivorans genome and encodes:
- a CDS encoding ParB/RepB/Spo0J family partition protein; the protein is MKLDFIDRDRLFIDKTNMRFGRKAPDVSDILPTVRKRGIIQPLIVKPANDEGRFGIVAGRRRWTADAAACAEGIDHGPLPCAILEPGDDADAIEASLIENLARLDPDEVTQWETFTRLVKEGRGVDDIAVTFGLPEQTITRVLALGNLLPRIRSLYASEKIDRATVRHLTMASKSQQRDWLALFDDPETHAPHGHQLKAWLFGGQSIPARFALFDMEAFTGTTIADLFGDDRYFADADAFWNAQNEAIETRRAAYLEAGWSDVVIVPSAEHFSQWEYEKAPKRKGGRVYVDVRSSGEVTFHEGYVTRKEAQRIARGEAPETDGKTARPEITSTMQTYVDLHRHAAVRAALLDHPSVGLRMMVAHAIGGSHLWRISPEPQSTRNDAVRESLETCRAETLFDARRRAILALLDFPAEEPTVTGGNGDDYGIAGIFLRLLDLPDAAIMEVITIVMGETLASGGAPVAALGLAIGVDMADWWQADDAFFELVRDRQVLTRMAAEVAGETVATANAGDKAKTLRRIVRDHLDGAEGRKKVERWVPRWMAFPASAYTERGGVATVAAHGKVEAARSVRQATDPQPEPLARAA